TGCCTTTTCCGCGTCCAGCACATGGCCCAGGTCTCCCAGATGGCAGATCCTGACACCGTCTATATCGATAAGATAAATGATATTCTTGCCCCGCTCCTCGCCCTTCACCGCGTCGTGGAAAGACCTTATGCCCTTTATCGCTACGCCGGACACATCGTATTCACCGGGACTGCTGATGACCCTGGGCGAACCCGAGATGCTCTTGACGCAGCAATGGCCGAGATGAAAATGGCTCAGCGTGACGATGTCGGCCTTCTGCTCTCCCATCGTATAGCCGATGGAATCGTCATACGGATCCGTTATCACCGTAACTTTTTTACCCTTGATTTTGAAACATGAATGCCCCAGCCATGTGATTTCCATCTTATTTCTTCATCCCTCCTGTGAGCCAGCTTACGCTGAATAAAAGTATAGCACAAACTCCGAATCCGAGCAGTTCAAGATTCTGCACTCCCGCCAGCTTGATGCCCAGCGCCGTTCCGCCCCCGCCCGCTATAGCCGCCAGCGCCCCCCACGAATTTACCCTGAGCTTATCCTTATAGAAGCCGGCCACTACAGGTATTACTATGCCGCTGGTGAAGATGGTGTAGGAATACAAGAGGGTGTTGATAATCCCTTTCATGTGCATAGCCACAAGCAGTGCGAACACTCCTATAACAATTACGCAAATCTTCGAAACTATCAGCTTCCGTCGTTCATTGGCATGAGGGAAAGCTTTACCATATACATCGACGCCCAGTATAGCGCTTGTCGTTAATATCACAGTGTCGGCGGACGACATCAGCGCCGCGAGCAGGGCCGCTATCACCAGTCCGCTCACTCCTACCGGCAGCAGATTCTGAATTACTGTGGGA
This is a stretch of genomic DNA from Dehalococcoidia bacterium. It encodes these proteins:
- a CDS encoding MBL fold metallo-hydrolase — protein: MEITWLGHSCFKIKGKKVTVITDPYDDSIGYTMGEQKADIVTLSHFHLGHCCVKSISGSPRVISSPGEYDVSGVAIKGIRSFHDAVKGEERGKNIIYLIDIDGVRICHLGDLGHVLDAEKASDLSDVDILMIPVGGSSTIGASDAAEMARLLEPKVVIPMHYKTDAVVRSEMDSIDKFRKEMGVKPEVQPERKLVIGKSGLPQEAQVFIMDYQSAG